A stretch of Clostridium sp. BJN0001 DNA encodes these proteins:
- a CDS encoding ferredoxin, with protein MKVQVNKDECVACGLCPSICSECFEIEDDGKAGCILDDVPSEYEDQVKEAKESCPVAAISVEE; from the coding sequence ATGAAAGTTCAAGTAAATAAAGATGAGTGTGTTGCATGTGGATTATGTCCATCAATATGTAGTGAATGTTTTGAAATTGAGGACGATGGTAAGGCTGGATGTATATTAGACGATGTACCTTCAGAATACGAAGATCAAGTAAAAGAAGCAAAAGAATCTTGTCCAGTTGCAGCAATAAGTGTTGAAGAATAA
- a CDS encoding prolipoprotein diacylglyceryl transferase has protein sequence MKTDLFDIFGIHIRGYGTMIAIGIIVASIIFISKGKKKNYDENSLLNIIIITVIFGMIGAKLLFIITEIKDIIKNPSILLNIGNGFVVYGGIIGGIFGIYIYCRRKSWNIFEILDMIAAPLAIAQGFGRIGCFLAGCCYGKVTTSQFGVVFPQNSLAYPPGIPLIPTQLYSSAFDFSLGIFLMLFSRRKKNNGKVLSMYLILYSIGRFIIEIFRDDMRGNIGFLSTSQFIAIITLIAGAILFKLSTNNIFKGEMKNVEKEN, from the coding sequence ATGAAAACTGATTTATTTGATATATTTGGTATACATATAAGAGGTTATGGAACTATGATTGCAATAGGAATCATAGTAGCTTCAATTATATTTATAAGTAAAGGAAAAAAGAAAAATTATGATGAAAATAGTCTTCTTAACATAATAATTATTACAGTCATATTTGGGATGATTGGAGCAAAACTTTTATTTATAATTACAGAAATTAAGGATATAATTAAAAATCCATCTATTCTTCTTAATATAGGAAATGGATTTGTTGTATATGGAGGAATAATCGGAGGAATATTCGGAATTTATATTTATTGCAGAAGAAAATCATGGAATATTTTTGAAATACTTGATATGATAGCAGCTCCACTTGCTATAGCTCAGGGCTTTGGAAGAATAGGATGCTTTCTTGCAGGATGTTGCTATGGAAAAGTTACAACATCACAGTTTGGAGTTGTATTTCCTCAGAATTCTCTAGCTTATCCACCTGGTATTCCACTTATTCCTACACAATTATACTCATCTGCGTTTGATTTTAGTTTAGGTATTTTTCTTATGCTCTTTTCTAGAAGAAAAAAGAATAATGGAAAAGTATTAAGTATGTATTTAATTCTATACAGCATAGGAAGATTTATTATTGAAATATTTAGAGATGATATGCGTGGAAATATAGGATTTTTATCAACATCACAATTTATTGCTATAATTACGCTTATAGCTGGAGCTATTCTATTCAAACTAAGTACTAATAATATTTTTAAGGGAGAGATGAAGAACGTTGAAAAGGAAAATTAG
- a CDS encoding Mrp/NBP35 family ATP-binding protein → MSSCDNCPSKDKCSTKGDGCETQIPKVGSEFGKIKNIIGIVSGKGGVGKSTVTGIIATILASKGYKVGVLDADITGPSMPRFFGINEERGKIIPLDNDKVKFEPVVTSTGIKVISMNLLTPVEEEPVIWRGPVITGVVKQLFTQTHWGELDFLLIDMPPGTGDTALTVMQEFPIKDIIIVSTPQDMVSMIVKKVVIMAQKLKLNIKGVVENMAYIRCPECDTKVRVFSKKSSDENAAYLGIPLIGELPINVELTQALEDKVAEQYILSNDIYSMIFGGLY, encoded by the coding sequence ATGTCAAGTTGTGATAATTGTCCAAGTAAAGATAAATGTTCAACAAAAGGTGATGGATGTGAAACACAGATACCTAAGGTTGGATCTGAATTTGGAAAAATAAAAAATATTATTGGTATAGTAAGTGGTAAAGGTGGAGTAGGAAAATCTACTGTAACTGGAATAATAGCTACAATTTTAGCTAGCAAGGGATATAAGGTTGGAGTTCTTGATGCAGATATTACAGGACCTTCTATGCCTAGATTCTTTGGAATCAATGAAGAAAGAGGAAAGATAATACCTCTTGATAATGATAAAGTAAAATTTGAACCAGTTGTAACATCAACAGGAATAAAAGTTATTTCAATGAATCTTCTTACACCTGTTGAAGAAGAACCTGTAATATGGAGAGGACCTGTAATAACAGGAGTAGTAAAACAGTTATTTACACAGACACACTGGGGAGAACTAGATTTTCTACTTATTGATATGCCTCCAGGCACAGGAGATACTGCACTTACAGTTATGCAGGAATTCCCTATAAAAGATATTATAATTGTTTCTACACCTCAAGATATGGTATCTATGATAGTTAAAAAAGTAGTAATTATGGCTCAGAAGCTTAAGCTTAATATTAAAGGTGTAGTAGAAAATATGGCTTATATAAGATGTCCCGAATGTGATACTAAAGTAAGAGTATTTAGTAAAAAGTCATCTGATGAAAATGCGGCTTATCTTGGAATTCCATTAATAGGTGAACTTCCTATAAATGTTGAACTTACACAAGCTTTAGAAGATAAAGTAGCAGAACAGTATATACTTAGTAATGATATTTACTCAATGATATTTGGAGGGCTTTACTAG